The nucleotide sequence CAGTGAGACGCGGATCGCTTTTGCCTATGGCGTGATAAAGAATGATGAAGAAATGTTAAGAAATATTTTGGCTATTATTAAAAAAGAAAAAATCGAAACAGTGATAATTGGCGTGCCAAAAAGAATGGGGGACAAAAAAATAGTTTATGCGGGAGAGAAATTAGGCGAGAAAATTGAGCAGAAAAAAATTAAGGTTTTTTATCAAGATGAGATTTATTCGACAAAAATTGCCCGAGAAAACCTAAAGGAAAAGGGCCTGCGGGATATTAATCGTTTTGATGACGCCGAAGCGGCGCGGAT is from Parcubacteria group bacterium and encodes:
- the ruvX gene encoding Holliday junction resolvase RuvX → MPGNSSKTKYYLGIDYGESKVGLAIADSETRIAFAYGVIKNDEEMLRNILAIIKKEKIETVIIGVPKRMGDKKIVYAGEKLGEKIEQKKIKVFYQDEIYSTKIARENLKEKGLRDINRFDDAEAARIILSSWLEKKKILQFQLA